The region CGAGATCACCACCTTCATCCCCTACCTCTCCAGCGCGCAGTAGGCACGCGCCCCACCGACCGGAAAGGACCCGACTTGTTCACCGTCAACGACATGCCGCGGCAGATCGACGCGTCCATCGTCTCCGAGCTGTCCCAGGTGTGCGTCTCCACCCTCGGCCACCTGCGCGACCACGGCTTCGCCCTGGGGCTGACGCCCAACCGGCGCCCGCTGAAGTTCGTCGGCACGGCCGTCACGGTGCGCATCCCGCACCTGGACTCCACGGCCGTCCACATGGCCGCGGACATGCTGCGGCCCGGCGACGTGCTCGTCGTCGACCAGTCCGGCGACCTCGCGCGGTCGTGCTTCGGCGGCCTGGTGTCCTACACCGCCAAGGCCCGCGGCGCGGTCGGCGCGGTCATCGACGGCTCGGTCAACGACCACGACGAGACCCTCGCCTACGACCTGCCCGTCCTCTCCCGCGGCTACAGCCCCCTGACCACCCGCATCGCCGGGATCGAGGGTGCGATCAACGTCCCCGTGAGCATCGCCGGCGCGGTCGTGCGCCCGGGGGACGTGGTGTTCGCCGACTCCGACGGCGTGGCGTTCCTGGCGCCGGAGGAGGCGGTGGGCCTGGGCGCCCTGCTCAAGGCCAAGGAGGACGCCGAGATCCCGGCGCGGGAGTCCATCTCCGCGGGTGGGTCCATCGCCGAGTTCTCCGGGGCCGCCGCGTACCGGCCCTGACGGACGCCCCGTGGAGGGGCCGGGGACCGCCGGTCCCCGGCCCCTCCGCGTTCCCGCCCTCGGTGCGCCCCGGCCCGCCCCCGGCCCGCCCCCGGGCGCCGCGGCCGCGGGCCGCACTCGTACTCTGGGGCGATGCCGAGCATCTACCTCATCCGCCACGGCAAGGCATCGCCGGAGGCGGAGGACTACGACGAGCTGAGTCCCACCGGATACGAGCAGGCGCGGCTGCTGGGCGCCGAGCTCGAGCGACGCGGGCTGCGCCCGGGCCCCGTCTTCTCGGGGTCGCTGCGCAGGCAGCGCCAGACCGCGGCGACCGCCCTGGCCGAGGCCGGGATCGACGCCGTGCCGACGGTCGACGAGCGCTGGAACGAGTACGACCACCTGGGGCTGCTGGCCCGGCACCCCGTCGCCGAGGGCACCCTCCAGGAGCGGTTGGACGCCGGGCTGTCGGCGTGGATGGCCGCCGGGGGCGACGGGCCGGGCAGCTGGGAGGCGTTCCGCGGCGGGGTGCGGGCGGCGCTGGAGGACACGGTCGCCGGACTGGGCCGGGGCGAGACGGCCCTGGTGTTCACGTCGGCGGGGGTGGTCGCGGCGG is a window of Nocardiopsis changdeensis DNA encoding:
- a CDS encoding histidine phosphatase family protein; protein product: MPSIYLIRHGKASPEAEDYDELSPTGYEQARLLGAELERRGLRPGPVFSGSLRRQRQTAATALAEAGIDAVPTVDERWNEYDHLGLLARHPVAEGTLQERLDAGLSAWMAAGGDGPGSWEAFRGGVRAALEDTVAGLGRGETALVFTSAGVVAAVCAALLRTPAHGFLELNRIVVNGSLTKVVHGRGGTRLLSFNDHAHLERAGAALTTFR
- a CDS encoding RraA family protein, encoding MFTVNDMPRQIDASIVSELSQVCVSTLGHLRDHGFALGLTPNRRPLKFVGTAVTVRIPHLDSTAVHMAADMLRPGDVLVVDQSGDLARSCFGGLVSYTAKARGAVGAVIDGSVNDHDETLAYDLPVLSRGYSPLTTRIAGIEGAINVPVSIAGAVVRPGDVVFADSDGVAFLAPEEAVGLGALLKAKEDAEIPARESISAGGSIAEFSGAAAYRP